A region of uncultured Desulfobacter sp. DNA encodes the following proteins:
- the gyrB gene encoding DNA topoisomerase (ATP-hydrolyzing) subunit B, translating into MNKNQGSKDYGAGAIKVLEGLEAVRKRPSMYIGNVDLEGLHHLVYEVVDNCIDEAMAGYCDTVLVTIHEDMSVSVEDNGRGIPVEMHETEHIPACEVVMTKLHAGGKFDKDAYKVSGGLHGVGISVVNALSDHLIMQVYKNGKIYNQTYSKGRKRTELEVLGDTEKQGTKITFIPDFTIMNQNEFSYDTLSRRMRELAFLNKGIRIVIEDERSAQKDEFYYEGGIVSFVEYLNRSCTPLHDPIHIEGDKNDVQIEVSIQYNDTFKEKLYSFANNIRTIEGGAHVSGFKGALTRTVNAYISGNPSLPKNMQSIKISGDDMREGLAVIISVKLMEPQFEGQTKTKLGNNEVKGIVESLLNEKLGQFLEENPNVARKIIAKGVDAARARDAAKRARELARKKGTLLDSTLPGKLAECQFADPAERELFLVEGDSAGGSAKQGRDRRFQAILPLKGKILNVEKARFDKILRSDEIKNIITVLGTGAGREEYDIEKIRYHKVVIMTDADVDGSHIRTLLLTFFYRQMPDLISSGYLYIAQPPLFRVGSRTTGVYLKNENEYADYLIRRISSQKQIVLNGNETPLAEDEFYEFLLNMTEYYSSMSQLHKRDYDTDLLFILIREGVSSKRFLEEQSSLEALAMTLKDEGYTPRDIEFDQERDIHEMDILDKAGQTKLLRVGREILGTNDYQKMRQAYEKIKDLNCPPFAVSSKAVDAKTVTTLDDLKGLYEFLMAEAKKGINIQRYKGLGEMNADQLWETTMNPEKRIMLKVDIEDAEKADEIFTLLMGEEVEPRRNFIQKHALEVSSLDY; encoded by the coding sequence ATGAATAAAAATCAAGGCAGTAAAGATTATGGTGCGGGCGCCATCAAGGTTTTGGAAGGCCTTGAAGCTGTCCGTAAAAGACCGTCCATGTACATCGGAAACGTGGACCTCGAAGGCCTGCACCACCTGGTATATGAGGTGGTGGACAATTGTATTGACGAGGCCATGGCCGGTTATTGCGACACGGTTCTTGTCACCATCCACGAGGATATGTCTGTGAGCGTGGAGGACAACGGCCGGGGCATTCCGGTTGAAATGCACGAAACCGAACATATACCGGCCTGCGAGGTGGTCATGACCAAACTGCATGCCGGCGGAAAATTTGATAAAGACGCCTATAAAGTCTCCGGCGGTCTGCATGGTGTAGGCATCTCTGTTGTCAATGCCCTGTCCGATCATCTGATCATGCAGGTGTATAAAAATGGTAAGATCTACAACCAGACCTATTCCAAAGGGCGCAAACGCACTGAACTTGAAGTGCTTGGCGATACGGAAAAACAGGGAACCAAAATTACGTTTATTCCGGATTTCACCATTATGAATCAAAACGAGTTCAGCTATGACACCCTGTCCCGCCGTATGCGGGAGCTCGCCTTTTTGAACAAAGGGATCAGGATCGTCATAGAGGACGAACGTTCTGCCCAGAAGGATGAATTTTATTATGAAGGCGGAATCGTCTCCTTTGTGGAATATCTGAACCGGTCCTGTACTCCGTTGCACGATCCCATTCATATTGAAGGGGATAAAAATGATGTCCAGATAGAGGTATCCATCCAGTACAATGATACCTTTAAGGAGAAACTGTATTCTTTTGCCAACAATATCAGAACCATTGAGGGCGGAGCCCATGTATCCGGGTTTAAAGGTGCCCTGACCCGCACGGTAAATGCTTATATTTCAGGCAACCCCAGTCTTCCCAAAAACATGCAGAGCATCAAGATCAGCGGGGATGACATGAGAGAAGGCTTAGCCGTTATCATCTCCGTCAAGCTCATGGAGCCCCAGTTTGAAGGCCAGACTAAGACAAAACTGGGCAACAATGAGGTCAAAGGCATTGTTGAATCCCTGCTCAATGAAAAATTGGGCCAGTTTTTGGAAGAAAATCCCAATGTCGCCAGAAAAATCATCGCCAAGGGCGTGGATGCAGCCCGGGCCAGGGATGCGGCCAAGCGGGCCAGGGAGCTTGCCCGTAAAAAAGGAACACTGCTTGATTCCACACTGCCGGGCAAACTTGCCGAATGCCAGTTTGCCGATCCGGCAGAGCGTGAACTGTTCCTTGTGGAGGGCGATTCTGCAGGCGGATCCGCCAAACAGGGCCGGGATCGGCGCTTTCAGGCCATCCTTCCGTTGAAAGGTAAAATCCTGAATGTGGAAAAGGCCCGGTTCGATAAAATTCTTCGAAGCGACGAGATAAAAAATATCATTACGGTTCTGGGCACAGGCGCGGGCAGGGAAGAGTATGACATAGAGAAAATCCGCTACCATAAGGTGGTCATTATGACGGATGCGGACGTGGACGGCTCACATATCCGGACCCTGCTTCTCACCTTTTTCTACCGCCAGATGCCGGATCTGATTTCAAGTGGCTATCTCTATATTGCCCAGCCTCCGCTTTTCAGGGTGGGATCAAGAACAACAGGGGTGTACCTGAAAAATGAAAATGAATATGCTGATTACCTGATCCGCAGAATTTCTTCCCAGAAACAGATTGTGCTTAACGGCAACGAGACCCCTTTGGCCGAAGATGAATTTTATGAATTCCTTCTGAATATGACAGAGTACTACAGCAGCATGAGCCAGCTGCACAAACGCGATTATGATACGGATCTTTTGTTTATCCTGATCCGGGAGGGGGTCAGCTCAAAACGTTTTCTGGAAGAGCAGTCCAGCCTGGAAGCCCTGGCCATGACTTTGAAGGATGAAGGATATACCCCCCGGGATATTGAATTTGACCAGGAGCGAGATATCCATGAAATGGATATTCTGGACAAAGCCGGACAGACAAAACTGCTGCGTGTGGGACGGGAAATTCTTGGCACAAACGATTACCAGAAAATGCGCCAGGCCTATGAAAAAATAAAAGATTTGAACTGCCCTCCTTTTGCTGTTTCCTCAAAGGCGGTTGATGCAAAGACCGTAACAACCCTTGATGATTTGAAAGGGCTCTATGAATTTCTCATGGCTGAAGCCAAAAAGGGTATCAATATTCAGCGCTACAAAGGTCTGGGTGAAATGAATGCGGACCAGCTTTGGGAGACAACCATGAATCCGGAAAAACGGATTATGCTCAAGGTGGATATCGAAGATGCGGAAAAGGCTGACGAGATATTTACCCTGCTCATGGGAGAAGAGGTGGAGCCCCGGCGCAATTTTATCCAGAAGCATGCGCTGGAGGTATCTTCCCTGGATTATTAA
- the ssb gene encoding single-stranded DNA-binding protein — protein MNMAGLNKVILIGNLGRDPEIRYSPQGLAVVNFTLATTEVWTDKNTGERQEKTEWHRIVVFGKQAETCEKYLSKGKQVYIEGRLQTRSWEKDGQTHYTTEIVVSNFMFLGTRDGGGGQPGPGPGGGGYQRGGYQNQSDPGGGGGYSKNRPAPNADNFQGPVQPGMPDEYDPSIPDDDIPF, from the coding sequence TTGAATATGGCAGGTCTAAATAAAGTCATCCTTATCGGTAACCTGGGAAGAGATCCTGAAATCAGATATTCCCCCCAAGGCTTGGCGGTGGTAAATTTCACGCTTGCCACTACCGAAGTCTGGACCGACAAAAATACAGGCGAACGCCAGGAAAAAACCGAATGGCACAGGATTGTGGTCTTTGGCAAACAGGCTGAAACCTGTGAAAAATATCTGTCCAAGGGAAAACAAGTTTATATAGAAGGGCGGCTGCAGACGCGGTCCTGGGAAAAAGACGGCCAGACCCATTACACCACGGAAATTGTCGTTTCAAACTTCATGTTTCTGGGGACCCGGGATGGTGGCGGCGGTCAGCCTGGCCCTGGCCCAGGCGGTGGCGGTTACCAGAGAGGCGGATATCAGAATCAATCGGACCCAGGAGGTGGGGGCGGATATTCCAAAAACCGGCCTGCACCCAATGCCGATAATTTCCAGGGGCCAGTCCAGCCCGGTATGCCGGACGAATACGATCCATCCATCCCGGATGATGATATTCCCTTCTAA
- a CDS encoding chemotaxis protein CheD, producing the protein MEHIVDVADMKISNQAGDTIVTYSLGACIGIAIYDSQAQVGGILHYMLPDSTIDNTKAESNPYMFADTGIPTLFKQAYELGAEKSRIKVFVAGGAEFMEQEGIFNIGRRNYSALMQILTRNNVSIWKQAVGGNLNRTVKMEIASGNIYLKTSGIGEVLL; encoded by the coding sequence ATGGAACATATCGTAGACGTAGCAGATATGAAAATCAGCAACCAGGCCGGGGACACCATTGTGACATACTCGCTTGGTGCATGCATCGGGATTGCAATATATGATTCCCAAGCCCAAGTGGGGGGTATACTTCATTATATGCTGCCGGACTCCACCATTGATAATACAAAGGCAGAAAGCAATCCGTACATGTTCGCTGATACCGGCATTCCAACATTGTTTAAACAGGCGTATGAACTGGGTGCCGAAAAATCAAGAATTAAAGTCTTTGTTGCCGGCGGCGCTGAGTTTATGGAACAGGAAGGCATTTTTAATATTGGCAGGCGAAATTATTCAGCATTGATGCAGATATTGACCAGAAACAATGTTTCCATCTGGAAACAGGCTGTGGGGGGCAATTTAAACCGGACAGTAAAAATGGAAATCGCCTCCGGAAATATTTATCTGAAAACATCCGGAATAGGAGAGGTGCTGCTATGA
- a CDS encoding HDOD domain-containing protein, protein MISLQVLIREIKNLKPIPAVVTSLMEVIDEPNASMEDITKIIQYDPAITAEVLRTANSAYFGLKYPAESIMEAGMMLGIDRLVDLVMLKVGRQMTKGPLSGYDLHEGALWKYSVSSALIAKQVAGQLNLPKKNSIFTASLLKDIGKTVLDKFVEDAFEKISNLVLNENFSFMEAEKRIIGVDHAELGGMIAKLWKFSPKMVSIIRNHHLTGETMVRDKDIAVVYLSDCICMMMGMGVGADGLAYRFHEQAMNYVGISVEDTLKIIADFTCQMEAVEELLKVA, encoded by the coding sequence ATGATCAGTCTGCAAGTACTTATCAGAGAAATAAAAAATCTAAAACCCATTCCTGCCGTGGTCACTTCCCTTATGGAGGTCATAGATGAGCCCAATGCATCCATGGAAGATATCACTAAGATCATCCAGTATGATCCTGCCATTACCGCAGAAGTCCTTCGCACCGCCAATTCCGCATATTTTGGTTTGAAGTATCCTGCTGAATCCATCATGGAAGCAGGCATGATGCTGGGGATAGACCGCCTTGTGGACCTGGTAATGCTCAAGGTCGGCCGGCAGATGACCAAAGGCCCCCTGAGCGGTTATGATCTGCACGAAGGTGCATTGTGGAAGTATTCCGTATCATCAGCCCTCATTGCAAAACAGGTGGCCGGCCAGCTGAATCTGCCTAAAAAAAACAGTATATTCACAGCTTCACTTCTCAAGGATATCGGTAAAACCGTTTTGGATAAATTTGTCGAGGATGCCTTTGAAAAAATTTCCAATCTGGTGCTCAATGAAAATTTCAGTTTTATGGAGGCTGAAAAAAGGATTATTGGCGTGGACCACGCAGAACTTGGCGGAATGATCGCCAAACTATGGAAATTTTCACCCAAAATGGTCAGTATCATCCGCAATCATCACCTGACCGGTGAGACCATGGTCAGAGACAAGGATATCGCTGTGGTCTACCTATCCGATTGCATATGTATGATGATGGGCATGGGCGTTGGAGCCGACGGACTTGCATATCGATTTCACGAGCAGGCCATGAATTATGTTGGCATCTCAGTCGAAGATACATTGAAAATCATCGCAGATTTCACCTGCCAGATGGAGGCCGTAGAAGAACTTTTAAAGGTTGCGTGA
- the hisF gene encoding imidazole glycerol phosphate synthase subunit HisF: protein MKITVLDYGAGNVRSLINAVEKMGGSIKMVEKPEDILAAERLIFPGVGNYGAMLEILHERRFVEPLREYLNADRPFLGICVGMQALFEGSEEEVVPNANESICFFKGRVKRFRTELSVPHIGWNGIHIKQDSPFLDGVEPDTKFYFVHSYHIVPENPDVILATTTYDYPYASAVQQGNIIGTQFHPEKSGSAGMKLLDNFIHSKSLKSRGTADIPAKGLSKRVIACLDVRSNDNGDLVVTKGDQYDVREKGSVRNLGKPVALARKYYEQGADEITFLNITGFRDFPLEDMPMLQVLEETSKQVFVPLTIGGGIREFTDAKGCHYSSLDVAARYFRAGADKISIGSDAVYIAMAYLESGQKTGKSAIEEISRVYGAQAVVISVDPKRAWVASPKDAAKHHVVKVTSGEKGPGGEAYCWYQCTVSGGRKAMDIDAVALAKACEELGAGEILLNCIDKDGTNSGFDLDLINAVRSNVTIPVIASSGAGCEAHFSEVFKYTKAEAALAAGIFHREEVPIQLVKEHLAEQGIEVRK, encoded by the coding sequence ATGAAGATTACCGTATTAGACTATGGGGCCGGCAATGTCCGCAGCCTGATCAATGCTGTGGAAAAGATGGGCGGCAGCATTAAAATGGTTGAAAAACCTGAAGATATCCTGGCAGCTGAGAGGCTGATTTTTCCCGGCGTAGGCAATTATGGGGCCATGCTTGAAATTCTCCATGAGCGCAGGTTTGTTGAGCCTCTGCGCGAATATCTTAACGCGGATCGGCCGTTTTTGGGAATCTGCGTGGGCATGCAGGCTCTTTTTGAAGGCAGCGAGGAAGAAGTGGTTCCCAATGCCAATGAGAGCATTTGTTTTTTCAAGGGCCGGGTGAAACGATTCAGAACCGAACTGTCCGTGCCCCACATCGGATGGAACGGCATCCACATCAAACAGGATTCCCCTTTTCTTGACGGGGTGGAGCCGGATACAAAATTTTATTTTGTCCACTCCTACCATATCGTACCCGAAAATCCCGATGTGATTCTGGCCACCACCACCTATGATTACCCCTATGCCTCGGCTGTGCAGCAGGGTAATATCATCGGCACCCAGTTCCATCCGGAAAAAAGCGGATCTGCCGGCATGAAGCTGCTTGACAATTTCATCCATTCAAAAAGCCTTAAATCCCGGGGAACTGCGGATATACCGGCCAAAGGCCTGTCCAAAAGAGTGATTGCCTGTCTTGATGTCCGGTCCAACGACAATGGGGATTTAGTGGTAACCAAAGGGGACCAGTACGATGTCAGGGAGAAGGGCAGTGTCAGAAATCTCGGCAAACCCGTGGCCCTGGCCCGGAAGTATTACGAGCAGGGTGCCGATGAAATCACCTTTTTAAACATAACCGGTTTCAGGGATTTCCCCCTGGAGGATATGCCCATGCTCCAGGTGCTGGAAGAGACCTCCAAGCAGGTGTTTGTTCCCCTGACCATTGGCGGAGGCATCCGGGAGTTCACCGATGCCAAGGGATGTCACTATTCATCCCTGGATGTTGCGGCTCGGTATTTTAGAGCCGGTGCGGATAAAATTTCCATTGGATCCGATGCGGTTTATATTGCCATGGCATACCTCGAATCCGGGCAGAAAACGGGTAAATCCGCCATTGAAGAAATTTCAAGGGTTTACGGCGCCCAGGCCGTGGTGATTTCCGTTGATCCCAAACGGGCATGGGTAGCGTCCCCTAAAGATGCTGCCAAACACCATGTGGTCAAAGTGACATCCGGCGAAAAAGGCCCCGGCGGCGAAGCATATTGCTGGTACCAGTGTACGGTAAGCGGTGGCCGGAAAGCCATGGACATTGATGCGGTGGCCCTGGCAAAAGCCTGTGAAGAGCTGGGGGCAGGAGAAATCCTGCTCAACTGCATAGATAAGGACGGGACCAACTCGGGATTTGATCTGGACCTGATCAATGCCGTACGCAGCAATGTCACCATCCCGGTGATTGCCTCCTCCGGTGCCGGGTGTGAAGCGCATTTTTCCGAAGTGTTTAAATATACCAAGGCTGAAGCGGCATTGGCTGCAGGTATTTTCCACAGAGAAGAAGTTCCCATTCAATTGGTGAAAGAGCATCTTGCCGAACAGGGTATTGAGGTGAGAAAATAA
- a CDS encoding histidine kinase produces the protein MRHPTYKLLLTEETERRRLASDLHDQISQKLAICQLKLAMLKDSRAMDNAGGVREMEDLEDILEDIIQETRTLPFEISPPVLYGLGLKPALEWLLENTCMQSGIDSVWRVIWTGNGWITV, from the coding sequence TTGCGCCATCCTACTTATAAACTCCTTCTAACTGAGGAAACCGAGCGACGACGGCTTGCATCGGATCTTCACGATCAGATCAGTCAAAAACTGGCCATCTGCCAGTTAAAACTGGCTATGCTCAAGGATTCCCGGGCAATGGACAATGCGGGCGGTGTCCGGGAAATGGAAGACCTGGAGGATATACTTGAAGACATTATCCAGGAAACCCGTACCCTGCCCTTTGAAATCAGTCCGCCGGTTCTTTATGGGCTGGGGCTGAAGCCCGCACTGGAGTGGCTTTTAGAAAACACCTGCATGCAAAGCGGCATTGATTCCGTCTGGAGGGTGATCTGGACGGGAAACGGCTGGATAACAGTCTGA
- a CDS encoding response regulator, which translates to MKTNIILADDHHVIREGLRLLLDREQDFLVMAEADNGVADLSAVKKFNPDLVVAELTKFAIREGITSL; encoded by the coding sequence ATGAAAACCAATATCATTCTTGCCGACGATCACCATGTGATCCGTGAAGGGCTTCGGCTGCTTCTGGACAGAGAACAGGATTTTCTGGTGATGGCCGAGGCCGACAACGGCGTGGCCGACCTGTCCGCAGTAAAAAAATTCAACCCGGACCTTGTGGTTGCGGAACTGACCAAATTTGCCATACGGGAAGGTATCACCAGCCTGTAA
- the fliW gene encoding flagellar assembly protein FliW has protein sequence MKINTKQFGEVSIDGEKIINMPNGIPGFRRHKRYVVLEKKETSPFYLFQCVDDPNLAFVVMDPLRFYPEYTLSVKDFDTTIKWEFGKEELSCFVIITIPHGKPQDMTANFMAPIVINNERKEGMQLILQGSPYSHQQLLLK, from the coding sequence ATGAAGATTAATACGAAACAATTCGGTGAGGTGAGTATTGATGGGGAGAAAATCATCAATATGCCGAATGGTATTCCCGGATTCAGGCGGCATAAACGATATGTTGTCCTTGAAAAAAAAGAGACATCACCGTTTTATCTGTTTCAATGCGTGGATGACCCGAATCTGGCATTTGTGGTCATGGACCCCCTTCGTTTCTATCCTGAGTACACACTCTCTGTTAAGGATTTTGATACCACGATTAAATGGGAATTTGGAAAGGAAGAGCTATCCTGTTTTGTCATTATCACCATTCCCCATGGCAAGCCCCAAGACATGACGGCGAACTTTATGGCCCCCATTGTGATTAACAACGAAAGAAAAGAAGGGATGCAGCTGATCCTCCAGGGCAGTCCCTACTCACACCAGCAGCTGCTTCTGAAGTAA
- the flgN gene encoding flagellar export chaperone FlgN, whose amino-acid sequence MEKAADSIQSLLKEKLACYQQFHLVLKAEKKAIGTIDLGMIWETTRAKKDLVKKIEVLRKKIVSVCQDHFPDMERKSETFTLSTIVNALPLPSESKNDIRYLKHAINKEKDMVAHFTRLNELQVKKNMAVVDDIMALIANNASQARYTGRGMMTREKKSNCLFKVAG is encoded by the coding sequence ATGGAAAAAGCTGCCGACAGCATCCAATCCTTGCTTAAGGAAAAACTTGCCTGCTATCAGCAATTTCACCTGGTATTGAAGGCTGAAAAAAAGGCGATTGGCACCATTGACCTTGGTATGATCTGGGAGACGACCAGAGCCAAGAAAGATCTTGTCAAAAAAATCGAAGTATTGCGAAAAAAAATTGTTTCCGTCTGTCAGGATCATTTTCCCGACATGGAGAGAAAATCGGAAACATTTACCCTCAGTACAATCGTAAATGCTCTGCCGCTTCCCAGTGAAAGCAAAAATGATATAAGATACCTCAAACACGCCATCAATAAAGAAAAGGACATGGTCGCGCATTTCACAAGACTCAATGAGCTCCAGGTCAAAAAAAATATGGCCGTTGTGGATGACATCATGGCATTGATTGCAAACAACGCATCCCAGGCCCGATACACCGGCCGGGGAATGATGACCCGGGAAAAAAAGAGCAACTGCCTGTTCAAAGTAGCAGGATAG
- a CDS encoding rod-binding protein — translation MSVQMPGVMAPVTASQDTTETARQLKREKDLEKACQGFEALMLNTLMARMRDTLPGDSLFPESNASDVFQSLHDQYLTDNLSQGRRVTGLKEFLYRQLQDSV, via the coding sequence ATGTCTGTCCAAATGCCCGGAGTTATGGCGCCGGTTACAGCGTCCCAGGACACCACGGAGACAGCCCGGCAGTTAAAGCGGGAAAAAGACCTTGAAAAAGCCTGTCAGGGGTTTGAGGCATTAATGCTCAATACCCTGATGGCGCGTATGCGCGATACCCTGCCCGGAGACAGTCTTTTCCCCGAAAGCAACGCGTCCGACGTCTTTCAGTCCCTGCATGACCAGTATCTTACGGATAATTTATCCCAGGGCCGACGTGTAACCGGCCTCAAGGAGTTTTTATACCGGCAGCTTCAGGATTCCGTTTAA
- a CDS encoding flagellar basal body P-ring protein FlgI, translating to MNNRFKQTMIGLGILLYLFSLCEPAMATRIKDMAAIQGVRSNQLTGYGLVVGLNGTGDKNNILFTRQSLTNMLKKMNLHFDKSQIKVKNVAAIMATANIPPFARIGDSIDITVSSLGDATSLKGGTLLMMPLKGIDGNVYAIAQGAVSLAIPAGMNDRNSHLLTARIMDGATVEREIPFHLDGKKQLTLSLFRPDFTTARRVGDTINAALGEGIAKIVDAGSICLNVPESMQQEHVAEFIADVEGLSVVPDTVAKVVINEKTGTVVIGSEVTISNVAVAHGDLNVTIQGQQPQYLMELPGASTIGELVNGLNSLGVRPRDLISILESIKAAGALQASLEIL from the coding sequence ATGAACAATAGATTTAAACAAACAATGATAGGTCTGGGGATTTTGCTGTATCTATTTTCCCTTTGTGAGCCTGCCATGGCCACCAGAATCAAGGACATGGCCGCCATCCAGGGGGTCCGTTCCAATCAGCTCACCGGATACGGTCTGGTGGTGGGGCTTAACGGCACAGGAGACAAGAATAATATTCTGTTCACCCGCCAGTCGTTGACCAATATGCTCAAAAAAATGAATCTTCATTTTGATAAAAGCCAGATCAAGGTGAAGAATGTGGCAGCCATCATGGCCACGGCAAATATTCCACCCTTTGCCCGGATCGGAGACAGTATTGACATCACGGTTTCATCCCTGGGTGACGCCACAAGCCTTAAGGGCGGAACCCTTTTAATGATGCCCCTTAAAGGAATTGACGGCAATGTATATGCCATTGCCCAGGGCGCAGTCAGCCTTGCAATCCCTGCGGGCATGAACGACAGGAACAGCCACCTTCTCACAGCCCGGATCATGGACGGGGCCACGGTGGAACGGGAGATCCCCTTTCACCTGGATGGAAAAAAACAATTAACCCTCTCCCTGTTCCGGCCGGATTTCACAACGGCCCGGCGGGTGGGAGATACCATTAACGCCGCTTTGGGAGAAGGAATTGCAAAGATTGTTGATGCCGGATCCATCTGCCTGAATGTGCCCGAATCCATGCAACAGGAACATGTGGCCGAGTTTATTGCCGATGTGGAGGGGTTGTCTGTGGTCCCGGATACGGTAGCCAAGGTTGTGATTAATGAAAAAACAGGCACCGTGGTTATCGGCAGTGAGGTAACCATTTCAAATGTTGCCGTGGCCCACGGGGATTTAAACGTGACGATCCAGGGACAACAGCCCCAGTATCTCATGGAACTTCCCGGTGCCTCCACCATTGGAGAGCTGGTGAATGGCCTGAACTCGCTGGGGGTCCGGCCCAGGGATCTGATCAGTATTCTTGAAAGCATCAAGGCTGCCGGGGCATTGCAGGCCAGTCTAGAAATACTTTAA
- a CDS encoding flagellar basal body L-ring protein FlgH, whose product MCLIQEKLILGCLAFLTILMASMLSGCMSVGPEPVVSAVPRETMPEPVVQPEYIVARPSEGSLWTAQNRFLLDDTKAAYIGDTVIVDIVENSSSTMAVNSDAARKTSMAVGVPTLNAFGKVTHLGGGSAGGNLIETNFDNSTKGQASSDRSGQVTASVAARVTEVMPNGNLCIFGRRAMKVDNEVQYIMVSGVVRPDDIDSDNRVESTSIADSRIEYYGKGALADKQKPGWGTRIIDNVWPW is encoded by the coding sequence ATGTGTTTAATTCAAGAAAAATTAATACTTGGGTGTCTGGCATTTCTTACTATTCTTATGGCCTCAATGTTGTCCGGGTGCATGTCCGTAGGCCCGGAACCGGTCGTAAGTGCTGTGCCCCGGGAGACAATGCCTGAACCTGTCGTTCAACCTGAGTATATCGTGGCAAGGCCTTCGGAAGGCTCTCTTTGGACAGCGCAAAACAGATTTCTTCTGGATGACACCAAGGCAGCCTATATTGGAGATACGGTGATTGTTGATATTGTGGAAAACTCTTCTTCAACAATGGCGGTGAATTCCGATGCCGCGCGGAAAACCAGCATGGCGGTGGGAGTGCCTACATTAAATGCCTTCGGGAAAGTGACTCATCTTGGCGGCGGGTCTGCAGGAGGCAACCTCATTGAAACAAATTTTGATAATTCCACCAAAGGACAGGCCTCAAGTGACAGGTCTGGCCAGGTAACAGCCTCTGTTGCAGCCCGGGTTACGGAAGTCATGCCCAACGGCAATCTATGCATATTCGGACGCAGGGCCATGAAGGTGGATAACGAGGTCCAGTACATCATGGTGTCAGGCGTTGTGCGACCCGACGACATTGACTCGGACAACCGTGTGGAGTCCACTTCCATTGCGGATTCACGCATTGAATATTACGGCAAGGGAGCCCTTGCCGATAAACAGAAACCGGGCTGGGGCACACGGATAATTGATAATGTCTGGCCCTGGTAG
- the flgA gene encoding flagellar basal body P-ring formation chaperone FlgA, with protein MNAFAHHRKFLTVVFCLAGLFAFSLPVLATTPKKTTIDVARTTEVTGPVIYLGDVSNITAPDFFKEELARIDLGKSPRAGRMKQLSGERIKASINAMGLKASDMNIQVPARVFVKRAAQELDPSRVEKALGQFLSGFFPKGDFKVKTFSVRGIELYPQGDLSLVFDKRYTPSNTGRLSVHVEVWVDGVKEGRLTATGSLSQFKPVVVAARRLERGQAITPADVTLRDMDVFGLEPNILTAVDQVLGMVMTRTIDKGDCVARDEFKQAPVFEKGAVIKLVAQKNRLSIVTLGVCKEDGYPGQPVTVENLTSGKLVRGLVTKDGTVEVVF; from the coding sequence ATGAATGCCTTTGCACACCATAGGAAATTTTTAACGGTAGTGTTTTGCCTTGCCGGCCTGTTTGCTTTCAGCCTGCCGGTATTGGCAACCACACCTAAAAAAACAACTATTGACGTTGCCCGGACAACAGAAGTCACAGGCCCTGTTATTTATTTGGGCGATGTTTCAAATATAACTGCGCCTGATTTTTTCAAGGAGGAACTGGCCCGTATTGATTTGGGGAAATCGCCCCGAGCCGGACGGATGAAGCAGTTATCAGGCGAACGGATTAAAGCGTCCATAAATGCCATGGGTCTCAAGGCCAGTGACATGAATATCCAAGTGCCTGCACGGGTGTTTGTCAAACGCGCCGCCCAGGAACTTGACCCGTCCCGGGTGGAAAAAGCCCTTGGACAGTTTTTATCCGGCTTTTTTCCAAAAGGGGATTTTAAGGTGAAAACCTTCAGTGTCCGGGGAATTGAGCTCTATCCCCAGGGTGATTTATCCCTGGTATTTGATAAACGATACACCCCTTCCAACACCGGGCGTTTATCCGTTCATGTGGAAGTCTGGGTGGACGGTGTCAAAGAAGGCCGGCTGACCGCTACGGGCAGCCTCTCCCAATTCAAACCCGTAGTTGTTGCGGCAAGACGCCTGGAAAGGGGGCAGGCCATCACCCCGGCTGACGTCACCCTGCGTGACATGGATGTGTTTGGCCTGGAACCCAACATCCTGACTGCGGTTGACCAGGTCCTCGGCATGGTTATGACCCGGACCATTGACAAAGGCGATTGTGTGGCCCGGGATGAATTCAAACAGGCACCTGTCTTTGAAAAGGGCGCTGTGATCAAGCTGGTGGCCCAGAAAAATCGTTTATCCATTGTGACCCTTGGGGTGTGCAAGGAGGACGGGTATCCGGGCCAGCCTGTGACAGTGGAAAATTTAACCTCGGGTAAACTGGTGCGCGGTCTTGTTACAAAAGACGGCACTGTGGAAGTCGTTTTTTAA